A single Plasmodium yoelii strain 17X genome assembly, chromosome: 10 DNA region contains:
- a CDS encoding ribosomal protein L16, mitochondrial, putative — translation MPPIIYKSPLPVRLKAPKGRITPLNEPDIKIGKSLIAACPKRIRGEKLEEMKQIIRKYLGKKKEYFINVHATYSVTKKPDGTKMGQGKGIIDYFVARVPSGKAIFHIPTISPFVSLGFDDSVYKVLKKAAAKVAIPCIFRSQNNIFKVNNIKYISQNKVKNDQMKQFNQYRNKLFQKDDDQIP, via the coding sequence ATGCCTCCAATAATTTATAAGAGTCCATTGCCTGTTCGACTAAAAGCACCCAAGGGAAGAATAACACCGCTTAATGAGCCAGATATAAAAATTGGGAAATCACTTATAGCAGCATGCCCCAAAAGGATAAGGGGCGAAAAATTAGAAGAAATGAAACAAATTATACGGAAATAtttaggaaaaaaaaaagaatattttattaatgttCATGCTACATATAGTGTAACGAAAAAACCAGATGGAACGAAAATGGGGCAGGGAAAAGGAATAATCGACTATTTTGTTGCTAGAGTACCATCAGGAAAAGCTATTTTTCATATACCAACAATTAGCCCATTTGTTTCCTTAGGTTTTGATGATTCGGTTTAtaaagttttaaaaaaagctGCAGCTAAAGTAGCTATCCCATGCATTTTTAGATcccaaaataatatattcaaagtgaataatattaaatatatttctcaaaataaagttaaaaaTGATCAAATGAAACAATTCAATCAATAtcgaaataaattatttcaaAAGGATGACGATCAAATTCCATAG
- a CDS encoding secreted ookinete adhesive protein, putative, whose amino-acid sequence MKRILLFLIPLLFLIIKIEGARKNSIRNVVSAYPHNNNVKNFSAAEIFGPKTTGQECVKCLPENFCECECSCKNKTGFSMKYRNASKGYKYLDGDGSNPLTDVKASSRSDNNQRHSLNAAAQAKGLKAATKSDNNDIDNGPVECFSSCKSVTGVQTEECSCSCYC is encoded by the coding sequence ATGAAAAGaatattactttttttaattcctctCCTTTtcttaataataaaaattgaagGAGCAAGAAAAAATTCCATAAGAAATGTAGTAAGCGCATATCcccataataataatgtaaagAATTTTTCAGCAGCAGAAATATTTGGACCCAAAACAACAGGCCAAGAGTGTGTAAAATGTCTACCAGAAAATTTTTGTGAGTGTGAATGTagttgtaaaaataaaacaggTTTTTCAATGAAATATAGAAATGCTAGTAAAGGATACAAATATTTGGATGGCGATGGCAGTAATCCATTGACCGACGTTAAGGCATCTTCACGATCCGATAATAACCAACGACACAGTCTTAATGCCGCCGCACAAGCAAAGGGACTAAAAGCAGCAACAAAATCTGATAATAATGACATTGATAATGGACCAGTAGAATGTTTCTCTTCCTGTAAAAGTGTAACAGGAGTTCAGACCGAAGAATGTAGCTGTTCATGTTATTGTTAA